One genomic window of Erinaceus europaeus chromosome 7, mEriEur2.1, whole genome shotgun sequence includes the following:
- the LPAR6 gene encoding lysophosphatidic acid receptor 6 yields the protein MVSNNSSNCFDDSFKYTLYGCMFSMVFVLGLISNCVAIYIFICTLKVRNETTTYMINLAMSDLLFVFTLPFRIFYFATRNWPFGDLLCKISVMLFYTNMYGSILFLTCISVDRFLAIVYPFKSKTLRTKRNAKIVCIAVWLTVVGGSAPAVFFQSTHSRGNNTSKACFENFPEDTWKTYLSRIVIFIEIVGFFIPLILNVTCSSMVLRTLSKPVTLSRSKINKTKVLRMIFVHLVIFCFCFVPYNINLILYSLMRTQTFVNCSAAKAVRTMYPITLCIAVLNCCFDPIVYYFTSDAIQNSIKMKSWSSRKSDSRFSEVQGSENFIQHSLQTLKNKIFDNESTI from the coding sequence ATGGTAAGCAATAACAGCTCCAACTGCTTTGATGACTCCTTTAAATACACTCTGTATGGGTGCATGTTTAGTATGGTTTTCGTGCTTGGATTAATATCCAACTGTGTTGCCATATACATTTTCATCTGTACGCTCAAAGTGCGAAATGAAACTACAACATACATGATTAACCTGGCAATGTCAGACTTGCTCTTTGTTTTTACTTTACCCTTCAGGATTTTCTACTTTGCAACCCGGAATTGGCCGTTTGGAGACTTACTCTGTAAAATCTCAGTGATGTTATTTTACACCAACATGTATGGAAGTATTCTGTTCTTAACCTGCATTAGTGTAGACAGATTTCTGGCAATCGTCTACCCATTTAAATCAAAGACTCTAAGAACCAAACGAAATGCAAAAATTGTCTGCATTGCTGTGTGGTTAACTGTGGTCGGAGGAAGTGCACCAGCCGTTTTTTTCCAATCTACCCACTCTCGGGGTAACAATACCTCCAAAGCCTGTTTTGAAAATTTTCCTGAAGACACATGGAAAACATATCTTTCAAGGATTGTAATCTTCATTGAAATTGTGGGATTTTTTATTCCTCTAATCTTAAACGTAACTTGTTCTAGTATGGTACTCAGAACTTTAAGTAAACCTGTTACTTTAAGtagaagcaaaataaacaaaactaaagTTTTAAGGATGATTTTTGTACACTTAGTcatattctgtttttgttttgtgcctTACAATATCAACCTTATTTTATATTCTCTTATGAGAACACAGACATTTGTTAATTGCTCAGCAGCAAAAGCAGTAAGAACCATGTACCCAATCACTCTCTGCATTGCTGTTTTAAATTGTTGCTTTGACCCTATAGTTTATTATTTCACCTCAGATGCTATTCagaattcaataaaaatgaaaagctgGTCTTCTAGGAAAAGCGACTCCAGGTTCTCTGAAGTTCAAGGGTCAGAGAACTTTATTCAACATAGCCTACAGACATTAAAAAACAAGATATTTGACAATGAATCTACAATATAA